CAACTATCGCATCGTTTCATGTACCAATTCATCCTTGCGCACAGGAGGGGAGATCATGCTCAACGACAACGAAACCGCCTCGACACCTCGGGAAGGCAAGGCTCCTTCCGAATCGAAGCCCGATAATTTTGCCGGGAGCCCCGCGTCCGCATCCCGCCGCGACCTGAGTAGAATATCGCTCGTGATTTCTCTGCTTTCCCTGGTCCTGGTCGCCATCTTCTTCTTCGGCCTGAACCGGAATCTCAGCGGCCTGGCGCGAGAGGTGCAGGACTACAACGCCATGAAGAACAGCGTGACCTCGCTGGACGCCTACGTGGACGACATCCTCGGACAGATGGGACGGATCAACGCGCAGCTGCTCAATATCGACGAGCGCCGCAGGGCCACGGTGGTCAAGATCCTCATGGAGTCCATGCTCGACGACATGATTCAAAAGACTTCGTTTTTGAGTGCGCAGCTCGGCTCCGCTCCGGAAGCGGCAAAATTGCAGCAGATCCAAGCGTTGCTGCTGGAACTTCGCCATCCTGCCGCCGCTCCGGCGGCCGTGCAGCCCGCTCCGGCCGGGCCCGATCCCGTGGGGCAGGCCGAGGTGAAGCCGTCCGGGGACGAGACGCGCCCGGAATCCGTCCAGGAGCCCCCTCAGGAATCCGCTCCGGTCCCCTCCTCGGAGGAAGCCTCGCCAGAGCAGGGCTCCGGAGAGCCGACTCCCCCTTCGGGCGGGGGGGAACCAACGACCATGACGCAGTAACGAAGCCGCATCAAGCGGTGCATATCCAAGGGAGGCATAAGCCTCCCTTTTTTTGTCCCTACCTTATCGGCGAGGAGGGGAGGGGGGCGAATCGCGACGCGAGCTTCCGGAACGTGTTCTGCCCTTGGGAGGAAGACGGGGAGCATTCGCATCGCCCTGCGCGAGGGGAATGCGTCTTTTCTGGAAGGGGGCGCAGACGGGAAAAGAGACGGCGAAGGAGAGCTGGTAGGATCGTCGCGGGGCGCACTCGCGATGGCTGCCTGCCGGGTGGACAGTAATGAACAACTGTTCAGTGGTGAACAACGACGATGCGCAAACTCTTTGGAAAAGTGTTGACAACAGAAGAAAGCGCGGATATTTATCGGACAGTTGAACAACAATGAACAGTTGGCGAAAAACGGATGACCAAGAAGTTCATCAGTCTGCGCGAGGTGGCGCGGCAGCTCAATATCCCGCCGTCCACCGTCGTATATTATAAGGACAGGTTCTCTGAATTTGTCCCCTCTCAGGGTGGAGAGGGGAGGCGTAAGCGTTACCCGGCTGAAGTGATCGATATTTTCAGGAGGATTCGCGAGATGTTCAACAACAACTGGTCCACGGAACAAATCGAGCAGGAGCTGGCGCTGCGCTACGCGTCCGGCGGTTCCGTCGCTGAGGCGCGCTCCGAAAAACCTGCCGAGGACATGGACAGCATGGTCCGGGGCATGGGCGGCGTGCTGGAAAAGATGACCGACCTGCTTGAGAACCAGAGCCTGTTCCGGAGCGAGATCCGTTCCCTGCGGGACGAGCTCGCCGGATTGAAGCAAGAGCGCCAGCAGAGCGAAAAACGCTACCTCGGTGCGCTGGAGCAGATGGAGCAGGAGGTGGCCTCCCTGCGGCGCGCCAAGGACGAGCTGGAACGGCTGCTTCGGCAGGGCGGTTCCGGCGCTCCCGTGTTCCCTTCGGAAGAATATCTTTCCCGTCCGCTGGTCATCCGCACCGAGCAGGGCGAATACCTGGGCGTGCTCGGCAAGGTGCAGAAGCATTTCGCCCTGCGGGATTTCGTGTTCATGATCGAGCGGAACGCCGCTGCCGGACGCCGCATGGACATGTCCTGGGAAAAGCGCGACGACCACTGGGTGTTGCTCGTTTCCGCGCGCGATTCCGAAGATGCCCGCGAGCAGCACGTGGTGCTCGTGACCCAGAAGACCGTGACCCCCAGCCGCAATACGGTGACGGAGATCGTTCGCCTGAACATCAACGGCAACGACGTGCCGGATTCGCTCTTGTTGTCGCTGTTCAAGAAGGTCAAGGACGGTTTCGACGCCTGGAATCGATGATTTTCCGGCGGGGTGCAACTTATCCTGTACGCTTTTGGCGTATTGGGCTATGCGGAACCGACGATCAATTATTACTAGAAAAAGTCTTGATGTATGAACGTATTTCAGGTTATTGGGTCGTAACATGTCATACGAGGCGGAGGGGGGGCGCATGCCGCAGGTTGCTGCAAGGATAACCCACGACCAGGAGAAGTGGCTCAAGGAGTTCTTCAAGACGAAGAGCGCCGGTGCCGAGTTCATCCTGCCCTGGGCCGTGGACGTATTCTTCCGTTGCATCCGCAACGTCTCCAACGAATTTTCCGTGGCCGAGCTCAAGACCGTTCTCGAAGCCCACCGCGAGGTCAAGCTCCTCCCCAATCAGTCCAAGCAGGCCTATCTTCAGCTGCGCGTCGAGGAGGCCTGCGACGAGCGCGGTGCGCACATCCAGCACGGCGCGAGCAAGAGCAATCTGGAAGTCAAGCTGCGCAGGCTCAACGATCTCCAGGCCACCGCGTTGATGATCTGGGCCACGGCCTACTGGACCAGCAAGACCTGGGACGGCGTCGCCCTCGAAGACTACGTCAAGGTTTCCTGCGGCTGATCCGGATTGCTCCGTCCAAGTTGACTTCCCCCCGCAACGTTTTCCTGCTATGCACCTTGCGGCGCGGCAGTGACGAACGCTCCTCTGCGTTCGCCGTGACTACGCATCCGAGGTTCCCATGAAAAAGCTCCCCTGCATCCTGACCATCGCCGGGTCCGATTCCGGCGGCGGCGCAGGCATCCAGGCCGATCTCAAGGCCATTACCGTACTCGGCGGGTACGGCCTTTCCGTGCTGACGGCCTTGACCGCCCAGAACACGAAAGGGGTGGACGCCATTCATGCGCCCCCGGCTTCGTTCGTCGCGCAGCAGCTCAAGACCGTGCTGACGGACATCGACGTCGCCGCGGCAAAGACGGGGATGCTGTTTTCTGCTTCCATAATGAAAGCCGTGGCCCCCTTTCTCCGCCAGGTCGCCTTTCCCGTCGTGGTGGATCCGGTCTGCGTCAGCCAGAGCGGCCACAAGCTGCTCCAGGACGATGCCGTGGAGGCCATGCGCGAATTGATTTTTCCCCATGCGACCCTGCTGACCCCGAACATCCCCGAAGCGGAACTCTTTACCGGCATGGCCATCCGCACGCCGGAGGACATCGCCCTGGCTGCGGCGCGCCTGCTGGAGATGGGGCCCCGCGCGGTTCTGATCAAGGGCGGGCACGGCCTGGATTCCGTGGCCTCCACGGACTGGTACGCCAGGCCCGGACAAAAGCCGCTGCCCTTCATGCAGCGGCGGGTCGGCACCAAGAACAACCATGGGACGGGCTGCACTCTTTCCGCTGCCATCGCGGCGCATCTGGGACATGGCTTGGAGCTCTCCCAGGCGGTGCGCGAGGCCCAGCGCTATCTGAACCTCTGCCTTCGGGACGAGATCCAGGTGGGGCATGGGAGCGGACCGCCGAACCATATCGCCCCGCTGCTCAAGGAGCGCGAGCGCTGGCCCGTGCTGCGCGCCCTGGCTGCGGCCGTGGACGAGCTGGCGGCCATGCCCGGTCTGGGCAGGCTTGTGGGCCGCGCAGGCATGAATTTCGCCCTGGCCATGCCGTACGCCGCAGGGTTCGACGACGTGGCCAGTCTGGATGCGCCGCTTTGCCGGGCCGCGGACGATCGCGTCGTCCTGGCGGGACGTCCGGCCTTCGGCGTGGAGCGCGACGAGGCAGCAGCGCTGCTTTCCGCCCGCAAGGTCCGGGAGGATTTGCATTGCTGCCTGAGTCTGCGGCCCGGCGAGGACATTCTCGCCGCCCTGGAAGGGCTGCACGTCTCCGTGGCCCGCTTCGACCGCGCCGACGCTCCGGCCGGACCGGCCCGCAACAGCGACGCCGCCCTGGAGTGGGGGGCGTATCACGCGCTTTCCCAGCACAAGGCCGCGCTGAGCGTGGGCGCCCTGGTGGACAAGGGGGCGTTCGGGGTGGAAGGGGGAATCTGCCTTTGGGCGTCGGAGCCCTCGGAACTTGTGCGGCTCGTGGCGCGGGTGTTGAAAAAAGTGAAATAACCTGCTCGCCGGGGGTTGTCTCGGCAGCGGGAGTGGTTATTGGAGTTGACAGCGCCCATGAGGGGTGCTCTATAAGCGTCCCTTTTGCGAGAGTGGCGGAATTGGTAGACGCACTGGACTTAGGATCCAGCGGCCTCGTCCATGGGAGTTCGAGTCTCCCCTCTCGCACCAGATATTTCAAGCGACGCAGAACGGCATGACCTGAGGAGGATATTGGAATCATGGAATACGAAATCAAAGAATTGTCCCCGGTTAAACGGGAAATCTCGATCAAGGTCCCCGCGGAGGAGGTCAACGCCGCCCTGGCCACCACGGTGGCGCTCTACAAGCGCGGACACGAAGTGCACGGGTTCCGCAAGGGCAAAGCCCCGGCTTCCGTCATCGAGGCCAAGTTCCGCGCCCAGATCTACGGCGAAGCCACCACGGACCTGATCAACTACCAGATCAACGAGATCATGGCGGAAATGGGCGTGCAGCCCGTGTCCCGCATCGACGTGGACGCCAAGGAACTCGTTCGCGACGAGGACTTCGTCTATACGATTTCCTTTGAGGCCGCTCCGGAAATCGACCTGCCCGAATATTCCTCCTTCGAGGTGGAAATGGACAAGGTCGAGGTGGACGAGGCCGAGATCGCCGAGGTCGAGAAGCGCATCCTCGAGAACGCCGCCGAGGTCAAGGTGGTCGAGGACGTGCGGCCCGGCAAGGACGGCGAGGTCGTCACCGTGAGCTTCGGAGCCTACGACGAGGACGGCAAGGTCGTGGACGGGATCAAGGCCGAGAGCTTCGACCTGACCCTGGGCAAGGGGCAGGCCCTGGAAGAGTTCGAGGAACTGCTCAAGACCCTCGAACCCGGCGCCATGGGCGAAAAGGAAATCACTTTCCCCGAAGATTTCATCAATACCAACATCGCCGGCAAGAAGCTGACCATGAAGGCCACTGTCCACGCCGTCAAGGAGCGCATCGTTCCGGCCATGGACGACAAGGTCGCCAAGAAGGCCGGGTTCGATTCCGTCGAGACCATGCGCACCGCCATCGTGGAGTCCTACAAGAGCCAGCGCACCCAGCTCGCCAAGAGCAAGGCCCACAAGGAGCTGCTGGACAAGATGCTCGAAGGGCTCGACTTCGAGCTGCCGCCGAGCATGGTCGCCGACCGCATCGACCGCCTCGTGGCCGACCTGGAGCAGCGCCTGGACCGCCAGGGCAAGAGCCTGTCCTCCACGGGCAAGAGCCTCGACGAGCTGCGCGAGGAATACCGCACCCAGGCCGAGGAAGGCGTCCGCGCCGAGCTCTTCCTGCTGGCCGTGGCCCGCAAGGAGGCCTTTGAGGTCACGCCCCAGGAGATCGACATCGCCATCAGCCAGATGGCCATGCAGACCCGGCAGCCCTTCCACAACCTCAAGCAGTACTATGAGGAGCACGGTCTTGTCGTGCCCCTGCGCGACCGCCTTCTGGCCGACAAGGCCATGGAGTTCATCTTCGAGAACGCCAAGGTGATCGAAGTGGACGCCCCGGCCGTCGAGGAAGAGGGCGGCGAAGAGTCCGAAGCCAAGGCCCCGGCCAAGAAGGCCGCAGCCAAGAAGGCTCCGGCCAAGAAGGCTCCTGCCAAGAAGCCCGCGGCCAAGAAGCCCGCCGCGAAAAAGTCCGCGGACGAGTCCGGGGATAAGGAATAACGAGGCGCTTGCCTCCCGGGGCGAAATGCCCCATCATGCCGCTGTGAGCGTCGCGCCCGCCGCTCGCCTTTGGGCGGGCGGCGGGTAATGTTTCAGCGCCAGCCGCCGATACGTCTTCATAACGCAAGGAGAGGCCATGCCCAGCGTACCCATCGTCATCGAGACCACCGGCCGCACCGAGCGCGCCTACGACATCTATTCCCGCCTGCTCAAGGACCGCATCGTGCTCCTGGGCAGCGCCGTGGACGATCATGTCGCCAGCCTGATCTGCGCCCAGCTCCTTTTCCTGGAATCGGAAAATCCGGAAAAAGAGATCTACATGTACATCAACTCGCCGGGCGGCGCCGTGACCGCGGGCCTGGCGATCTACGACACCATGCAGTACATCTCCGCTCCGGTGGCCACTCTCTGCATGGGCCAGGCCGCGAGCATGGGCGCCTTGCTGCTTTGTGCGGGCGCGCCCGGAATGCGCTACGCGCTGCCGCACAGCCGCATCCTCATCCACCAGCCCCTGGGCGGCGCCCAGGGACAGGCCACGGACATCGACATCCAGGCCCGCGAGATCTTGCGCATGCGCGAGGATCTCAACGGCATTCTGGCCCACCACACGGGTCAGGATCTGGAAAAAATCAAGCATGATACCGAGCGCGATTATTTTATGGGCGCCGAAGAAGCCAAGAAGTACGGCATCATTGACAGTATTATGGTTTCACGGGATCATGCCCCTGAGAAAAGCTAGGGAGCGCTCATGAGCAGAAAGAACGATACCACAGAGCTGTGCTGCTCCTTCTGCAGCAAGGCGCAATCCGAGGTGCAGCGGCTGATCGCCGGGCCGGATGTCTACATCTGCGACGAATGCGTCGCGCTGTGCAACGACATCATGGCCCAGGAGCACGTCCAGGAAGAGTTCGAGGACGGCCGGCTCCTGCCTCCGCAGGAAATCAAGGCCCTGCTCGAACAGTACGTGATCGGCCAGGATCAGGCCAAGAAGATCCTCTCCGTGGCCGTGCACAACCATTACAAGCGCGTGTTCTACGCCTCGTCCGCCGGCAAGGACGACGTGGAACTTGACAAGTCCAACATTCTGCTGATCGGCCCCACGGGTTCCGGCAAAACGCTGCTGGCCCAGACCCTGGCCCGCGTGCTCAAGGTTCCCTTCGCCATCGCCGACGCCACCACGCTCACCGAGGCGGGCTACGTGGGCGAGGACGTGGAGAACATCCTCGTGCAGCTCCTGCAGAACGCGGACTACGACATCGAAGCGGCCTCGCGCGGGATCATCTACATCGACGAGATCGACAAGATTTCCCGCAAGGGCGACAGCCCGTCCATCACCCGCGATGTTTCGGGCGAAGGCGTGCAGCAGGCGCTCTTGAAGATCATCGAGGGCACCCAGGCGAACATTCCTCCCAAGGGCGGGCGCAAGCACCCCCAGCAGGAATTCATCCGCATGGACACGTCCAACATCCTCTTCATCCTGGGCGGAGCGTTCATCGGACTGGAAGGCATCGTGCAGCAGCGCATGCAGGGGTCGGCCATGGGCTTCGGCGCCAAGGTGGAGACCAAGAGCAAGGCCTCCACGAGCGAGCTGCTGGCCGGAGTGGAACCCAACGATCTGGTCAAGTTCGGCCTCATTCCGGAATTCGTCGGCCGCATTCCCGTGATCACCTCTCTGGAGGAGCTCACCGAGGAAGACCTCGTCCGCATCCTGGTGGAGCCGCGCAACGCCCTGAGCAAGCAGTACAAGAAGCTGTTCAGCCTGGACGACGTGACCCTGCGCTTCACGGACAACGCGCTCAAGGCCATCGCCAAGCGGGCCATCGAGCGCAAGACGGGCGCGCGCGGCCTGCGCAACGTCCTTGAGAGCGTGATGCTGGAGATCATGTACCAGCTGCCGTCCCTGGAGGGCGTCAAGGAGTGCGTGATCAACCAGGCCGTGGTCGAGAAGAAGGTGGATCCCCTGCTGATCTACCAGCAGGAAGTGAAGAGCGCCTGATGTCGGCGACAAGCCGGTATTCCGGCAATTGACATCCTGCGTTCCGGTATTACTTGAAATGAACTCCGCTCCGATTCCCGGAGCGGACGTTTATGCCTTACGGAGGAACGCATGCCGAGATTCGGTTTCGACCCGAAAGATTCCCCCATGGATTTTGTCACCTTGCCCATGATGAGCCTGCGTGAGGTGGTCATGTTTCCGAGGTCCATCGTGCCCCTGTTTGTCGGGCGCGAGGCGTCGGTAAAGGCCATCGAGAGCGCGCTCGCCAACTTCGACAAGAAAATCTTTCTCGTGACGCAAAAGACGCCCGAGAAGGAAAAGCCGCAGTCCGAGGATCTCTACGAGGTCGGGACCGTGAGCAAGATTCTCCAGATGCTTCGCCTGCCCGACGGGACCATCAAGGTGCTCTTCGAGGGTCTCTGGCGCGGCCGCTGGGATCCCACCACCAACGTCATCTCCTCGGAAGACGAATACCCCATGGCGCGCGTCGAGCGCATCGCCGAACGCCAGGAAGAGGGAGCCGAGGTCAAGGCGCTGGTGCGGGCCGTGCAGGAAGCGCTGGAAGCCTTCGGCGAAGCCAACAAGAAGGTGGCTCCGGAGGCGATTTCCGCCATGGCCGGCATTGCGGAGGCCGGACAACTGGCCGATTCCGTGATGCCCCACCTCAAGGTGGATTTCCGCAAGAAACAGGAAGTGCTGGAACTGCTTCCTCCCTACGAGCGCCTTGAGCGCGCCTATGAACTGCTCCTCGGCGAGGTGGAGATCGCCACCATCGAGAAGCGGGTCAAGGGCCGGGTCAAGGACCAGATGGAAAAGAACCAGCGCGACTACTATCTCAACGAGCAGATCAAGGCCATCAACAAGGAAATGGGGCGCGACGACGACCCCGTGGCCGAAGCGGCCGAGCTGGAAAAGCGCCTGCTCGAAAAGAAGATGAACGACGAGAACCGCGAGCGGGTTCTCCGGGAAGTCAAGAAACTCAGGACCATGCAGCCCAGCTCCGCGGAATACACCGTGCTGCGCAACTACGTGGACTGGGTTCTGGACCTGCCCTGGGGCGAGATCAAGGAAACCCACATCGCCATCGACAAGGCCCGCGCCGTGCTCGACGAGGACCATTTCGGCCTGGAGAAGCCCAAGGAGCGCATCCTTGAGTACCTTGCCGTGCAAAACCTCGTGGAAACCATGAAGGGGCCGATTCTCTGCCTTGTCGGCCCTCCGGGCGTGGGCAAGACTTCCATCGCCCGCTCCATCGCAAGGGCCACGGACCGCGAATTCATCCGTCTGTCCCTGGGCGGGGTGCGCGACGAGGCCGAGATTCGCGGGCATCGGCGCACCTATGTGGGCGCTCTGCCCGGCAAGATCATCCAGTCGCTGCGGCGCTGCAAGTTCAACAACCCCGTGCTCTGCCTGGACGAAGTGGACAAGATGAGCACGGATTTCCGGGGCGACCCGTCCTCCGCGCTGCTGGAGGTTCTGGACCCGGAGCAGAACGGCACCTTCAACGACCATTACCTGGATCTGGACTACGACCTTTCCAAGGTCTTCTTCATCACCACGGCCAACACGCTGGACTCCATTCCCCTGCCGTTGCAGGACCGCATGGAGATCATCCGGCTGCCCGGCTACCTGGAAACCGAAAAGCGCGAAATCGGCCGCCGGTTCCTGATGTCCAAGCAGCTGGAGCAGCACGGCCTCAAGGAAGGCAACCTGGAGCTGGCCGACGACGCCCTGGTGCAGCTGATCCGCACCTACACCCGCGAGGCGGGCGTGCGCAACCTGGAGCGCGAGATCGCCGCCATCTGCCGCAAGACGGCCATGCGCATCGTGGAAGCGGATGATCGGGACATGAAGGTCGTTGTGGATACGCCGCAGCTGGAATCCTTCCTGGGCGTGCCCAAGTATCGCCATGGCGAACGCGAGGAAACCGCGCAGGTCGGCGTGGCCACGGGACTGGCCTGGACCCAGATGGGCGGCGAGCTGCTCGTGGTCGAAACGGCGCTCATGCCCGGCAAGGGCAAGGTCGTCATCACCGGCAAGCTCGGCGACGTGATGCAGGAATCGGCCAAGGCGGCCATTTCCTACCTGCGCTCGCGCTCGGACGTCTTCGGGCTCAAGCGGGACTTCCACCAGGAAGTGGACATCCATGTGCACGTGCCCGAAGGGGCCACGCCCAAGGACGGGCCTTCCGCCGGTATCACCCTGGCCACCTCCGTGGTCTCGGCCCTGCTGAATATCCCGGTGCGGCACGATCTGGCCATGACCGGCGAGATCACCCTGCGCGGGCGGGTGCTGCCCATCGGCGGCCTGCGCGAGAAGCTGCTGGCGGCCCATCGCGGACTGATCAGCATGGTGCTGATCCCCAAGGAGAACGAGAAGGATCTCAAGGACGTTCCGGTCGAGATCAAGGACGCCCTGACCATCGTGCCCGTGGAGCACATGGACGAGGTCTTGGAGCGCGCTCTGGAATGCGACAACGCGGAAACCATTTTCTGCGGTCGCGGAGAGCCCGACGAGCCCATCGCCAATCTGCTGCTCAAGGAACAACGGCCCGGCAGGACGCATTGACTGCGCGGACGTAAATGAAATGACGACGGCCCGGAGGAGACTCCGGGCCGTTTTTTTATGCGTATTCCGCGCTTCGGGACGGAGTCTTCGGTTCGGGCCAGGCGGGATGGTCGAAACGGTTTCAGACGTGACGATTCAGGCGCGGCGCGCCTCCGGAAAGCGCTTCGGATCCGGGCGAGGACAGCGCCCGTCCGGATGCGGCGTAGCCCGACACCGGTCCCGTTGGGGTGGGAAGGCCGCCGCTTTCGATCAAGGCAAGATAGCTGGCGGCCGCATTGTTCAACGGCCCGGCCAGGGTGCCTTCCCCCTGGATCTGCTTCTCCTTGGGCAGGGTCGCGCCTGCGACGCGTTCCTGGATCAGAAACGGCGATTCCACCGCCAGGGTGTCCTGTTCCTTGTCCTGGTCCCTGTGTTTCAGCGGGAGCTTGGCTGTGGCGGCGGCCAGACTTCGCCGGGGGCGTTTCCCCGTGATCTTCGCGATTTCGTTCTCGATTTCCCGGATGCGTCCGCGCTGCTCGTCGCTGGGCTGCCCGTCGGTCTCTGCAAGCAGGTCCATCATCTTGTTCGTGAGTTCCTCAAGGCGCTTCAGCTCATCCTCGGACAGTTGCCTGGTTCCGATGCCGGGCAGGCCCGAACCGGACTGGCCGAGACGGCCGGTGCTCAAAGAGGACTGGCTGGTGTCGATGACGCTCATGATTTCCCTCCGGAATAATTCTCCTTCAGTTATCGTAAGCAAGATTAATGCCTTGGGCGACGCAAAAATATCTGTGGGCGCGCGGCGAAGTCGGATGGATCCGGAAGGCCCCGGATGGCAGGGGAAATCAAAGGGACGGAGCCGAAACGAGCGCCGAGGCCGCCAAGGGGCATCCGGAAAAAAGTCCCCATGCACCGGGCAAACGACTATGACCAGGCGCGCAGGAGGCTTTGTTCTGCTCCTGAGTTCGACGGGATGGGATCGGGAGCGGGGAGACAAGGCGGGGGAAGAATGGAAAAAGGGCGGGAGGCATTGCCTCCCGCCCTTCAAATGCCGGAGCCTGATGAGGCGGCGGCTACTGGGTTGCCTGGGATTCGAGCTTGGGCGTGATGTTGTGGGCGATCCAGCCGGCGTCCCACCATTCGCGGGGCTGCACGGGCAGGCCCGAAACGAGCATGCCGAAGTGCAGGTGGTCGCCGCCGGCGAGCCCTGTGGTCCCGGAAAGGCCGACCTGCTGGCCTTTGTTGACCATGTCTCCGAGGTTCACGTCGATGCGGCTGAGGTGCGCGTAGATGCTTTGCAGGCCCAGTCCGTGGTCGATGATGACGCATTCGCCGTAGATGCCGAGAAATGCGGCATAGACCACCTTGCCGTCGTTGGCCGCCTCGATGGGACTGTTTTGGCGGTTGGCGATGTCCACGCCAAGGTGGGTCTGATTGTCCACGGCCACGCCGTTGTAGTAGTAGTCGCGGTTGTCGCCGAAGTTGGCGGTGGTGGCCCCGGCCGCGCGCAGGAAGGAGCCGCTCCAGAGGGGCGCGGGCGCGGTTTCCAGGCCGATTTCGCGCAGCTGGTCGCGGTTTTGCGTGCGCAGCTCGTTGTTGATCTTGATGTAGCGGCCCAAGGGATCCGTTTCCGGGTCATTGGGGAAGACCCGCTTGAACAGCTCGCCTTTGCTGACCAGGAAGCTCTCGGGAAGATTCAGGCGGTCCTGCCGAAAGTGCTTCGCGTTGGCGTGCTGGGGCAGGGCGCGGGTGGTTTTGTTTCCGGCCAGGTCCACGGCCCGGATCACCGGGGAGAATTGCGCGGGCGCCACGTCCCAGGGCATGCCGAGGAGGCAGAGATAGGTTCCGTTTTCCTGGCGGTAGGCCGGGAAGAACCAGTCGCCGACCTCGACGCCGCACTCGCGCAGATCTTCGTTGACCTCGAAGGCGACCAAGGCGCTGCCGCCCTGGTTGATGTTGTGCTGCGTGCTGATCATGTTGATGCGCGGGGACTTGGTGTCCAGGATCAGCGTGACCCGGCTTTCCTTGGAGCCCGAGAACAGGAAGAAGCCGTGGTCGTCGGCGCGGGCGGCCACTTCGATGGGACCGTCGGCCAGGGGTTGTCCCTTGAGCTGAATGCTTTCCTGGTGGCTGCGCTGGGCCGAGGGGAAGGACTTGTCCACGCTGAAGCGGTCCTTGCCGTCCTGCAGGACACGCACGCTGAGGCGTTTCAGCCCGACGCCCTCGTCCATGGCCGTGATCGTGATGACGGAGTCCGCGTTCAGATAGCCCTGTTCCGGGGCGATGGTCAGAGCGGGCGGGGTGGTGTCGCGCAGGACGTACCACGCCGCAGCGGCGAGCGCGGCAAAGAGGAGAACCAGAATGATGATGCGCCCGTTTTTCTTGGCGGGCTTGCGATTGAGTGTC
This portion of the Paucidesulfovibrio longus DSM 6739 genome encodes:
- a CDS encoding M23 family metallopeptidase — its product is MTTLNRKPAKKNGRIIILVLLFAALAAAAWYVLRDTTPPALTIAPEQGYLNADSVITITAMDEGVGLKRLSVRVLQDGKDRFSVDKSFPSAQRSHQESIQLKGQPLADGPIEVAARADDHGFFLFSGSKESRVTLILDTKSPRINMISTQHNINQGGSALVAFEVNEDLRECGVEVGDWFFPAYRQENGTYLCLLGMPWDVAPAQFSPVIRAVDLAGNKTTRALPQHANAKHFRQDRLNLPESFLVSKGELFKRVFPNDPETDPLGRYIKINNELRTQNRDQLREIGLETAPAPLWSGSFLRAAGATTANFGDNRDYYYNGVAVDNQTHLGVDIANRQNSPIEAANDGKVVYAAFLGIYGECVIIDHGLGLQSIYAHLSRIDVNLGDMVNKGQQVGLSGTTGLAGGDHLHFGMLVSGLPVQPREWWDAGWIAHNITPKLESQATQ